In Pseudoalteromonas sp. MM1, a single window of DNA contains:
- the tsaA gene encoding tRNA (N6-threonylcarbamoyladenosine(37)-N6)-methyltransferase TrmO: MSDYSISAIGHIQSPYKQKFAIPRQPRLVPQAKAKLIFTAEFNREEFVRGIEEFSHIWLLFRFHETADKGYSAMVRPPRLGGNERKGVFATRATFRPNAIGMSAVKLEGVEYKNGQLSLLLAGIDLLDGTPIVDIKPYLPYSDAMLDASAGFADTRPETQMSVEFSPEVTEFIARQTHYPDLKDFIANVLKQDPRPAYKKQKQGEQSYGMTLYDFNIRWQVNGEHNLVTSIENS; this comes from the coding sequence ATGAGCGATTATAGCATTTCGGCTATTGGCCACATTCAATCCCCTTATAAACAAAAGTTTGCAATTCCTAGGCAACCACGTTTAGTGCCGCAAGCTAAAGCCAAACTTATTTTTACTGCTGAGTTTAATCGTGAAGAATTTGTTCGTGGCATTGAAGAATTTAGCCATATTTGGCTATTGTTTAGGTTTCATGAAACCGCCGATAAAGGCTATTCAGCTATGGTACGCCCTCCACGTTTAGGCGGCAATGAGCGTAAAGGCGTGTTTGCAACGCGCGCCACATTTAGACCCAATGCTATCGGTATGAGCGCCGTAAAACTTGAAGGTGTTGAGTATAAAAACGGCCAACTTAGTTTACTGCTTGCTGGTATTGATTTGCTCGATGGCACGCCTATTGTCGATATAAAACCTTACTTACCTTATTCAGATGCAATGCTCGACGCCAGTGCAGGCTTTGCCGATACGCGCCCAGAAACACAAATGAGTGTTGAGTTTAGCCCTGAAGTAACAGAGTTTATTGCTAGGCAAACCCACTACCCTGACCTTAAAGACTTTATAGCTAATGTATTAAAACAAGACCCACGACCCGCTTATAAAAAACAAAAACAAGGCGAGCAAAGCTACGGCATGACATTGTATGATTTTAATATACGCTGGCAGGTTAACGGCGAGCATAACTTAGTAACAAGTATAGAAAATAGCTAA
- a CDS encoding outer membrane beta-barrel protein, with product MIKTLSLSAIALATLGFNSAAHADITDFDSPRIYTGVGYGQYSFEFEDSENDTKFDDDAQMLKGYIGTQFNEHFSVELAYQNFDEVSDIDSKAEVDGVSLAAILAAPLSESFSVYAKGGWFEWDADVEQELPVGSISASQDGGDVFYGAGIQYAFSSNVQMRLEYERYELDDEIDPEMDVASVSIQYMF from the coding sequence ATGATTAAAACACTTTCTCTTTCTGCAATTGCTTTAGCAACACTGGGTTTTAACTCTGCAGCACACGCTGACATTACGGATTTTGATTCTCCTCGCATTTATACAGGTGTTGGTTATGGCCAATACTCATTTGAATTTGAAGACAGCGAAAACGACACTAAATTTGATGACGATGCACAAATGTTAAAAGGTTACATTGGTACACAATTTAACGAACACTTTAGTGTTGAGCTAGCTTATCAAAATTTTGATGAAGTGAGCGACATCGACAGCAAAGCAGAAGTTGATGGTGTGTCATTAGCAGCTATTTTAGCGGCTCCGCTTTCTGAAAGCTTTTCTGTATATGCTAAAGGTGGTTGGTTTGAATGGGATGCAGATGTAGAGCAAGAGCTTCCTGTTGGCAGCATTTCAGCATCACAAGACGGTGGCGATGTATTTTACGGCGCTGGTATTCAATACGCGTTTTCTAGCAATGTTCAAATGCGCTTAGAGTACGAACGTTACGAATTAGATGATGAGATTGACCCAGAAATGGATGTTGCATCAGTATCTATTCAATACATGTTTTAA
- a CDS encoding ABC transporter permease, producing the protein MFEVFKKELTELLRDKKTLLFVVALPVAVFPLLFAVMAFISSQAALDAEQKVHTYAIINGDYAPEFTEKVFYHKSFEQYKGAKTFNNIEELKEGVIAGDIDMGIYLPTNAKQALDDGQQSKWQVVFNDAKSINFLFQRVKELAKEYSDLLQTEKLIGFGIEKEAHLALLTPIEVVKVDTADKRENLGEKLGGFLPYLLIPIVLMGATYPAIDLGAGEKERGTLETLLLTPITRTELVLGKFITLLTTSIASTTITVLSMGGWIAVALAFADLEVIKTAFSSLAVSDLLMIFVLLLPIAAIFSALALAISIYARTFKEAQNYMAPLSMGVFFPIIVSIMPNVELTAKTAFIPVTNVALAIKEIVKGTVDYTLVGLIFLATAIIAGALLAFCVKWFNREDVLFR; encoded by the coding sequence ATGTTTGAGGTATTTAAAAAGGAATTAACAGAACTCTTACGCGATAAAAAAACCTTGTTGTTTGTAGTCGCTCTACCCGTTGCGGTGTTTCCCTTATTATTTGCCGTTATGGCGTTTATTAGCTCTCAAGCGGCACTCGATGCTGAACAAAAGGTACATACCTACGCCATTATTAATGGCGACTACGCGCCAGAGTTTACCGAAAAAGTGTTTTACCATAAAAGCTTTGAGCAATATAAAGGTGCAAAAACCTTTAATAATATTGAAGAGCTAAAAGAAGGGGTAATCGCAGGTGATATAGACATGGGTATATATTTACCCACTAATGCTAAACAAGCACTAGATGATGGCCAGCAAAGCAAGTGGCAAGTGGTATTTAATGATGCTAAGTCTATCAACTTTTTATTTCAGCGTGTAAAAGAGCTCGCCAAAGAGTACAGCGATTTATTACAAACAGAAAAATTAATAGGTTTTGGTATTGAAAAAGAGGCACATTTAGCACTTTTGACACCTATTGAAGTTGTAAAGGTTGATACCGCCGATAAGCGTGAAAACTTAGGAGAAAAACTAGGTGGCTTTTTACCGTATTTATTGATCCCTATAGTACTGATGGGCGCAACGTACCCAGCAATAGATTTAGGTGCGGGTGAAAAAGAGCGCGGTACATTAGAGACTTTACTGCTTACACCTATAACGCGTACAGAGCTTGTACTAGGCAAATTTATAACCTTACTGACAACCTCAATTGCATCAACAACTATAACTGTACTCAGTATGGGCGGATGGATAGCGGTGGCCCTTGCATTTGCAGACCTAGAAGTAATTAAAACCGCATTTAGCTCATTAGCAGTAAGCGATTTATTAATGATTTTTGTATTGTTACTGCCTATTGCCGCGATATTTTCAGCATTGGCATTAGCAATATCTATTTATGCTCGGACATTCAAAGAGGCCCAAAACTATATGGCACCTTTGAGTATGGGGGTGTTCTTTCCAATCATTGTATCAATTATGCCTAATGTAGAGCTAACAGCTAAAACTGCATTTATTCCTGTTACCAATGTAGCACTGGCAATTAAAGAAATTGTTAAAGGCACGGTTGATTACACCTTGGTAGGATTAATATTTTTAGCAACGGCTATTATAGCTGGGGCATTGCTTGCATTTTGTGTTAAATGGTTTAACCGCGAAGATGTATTATTTAGGTAG
- a CDS encoding UDP-2,3-diacylglucosamine diphosphatase, producing the protein MTNNQQRKKQHYPAVWISDVHLGYKDCRADYLLDFLNSIECDTLYLVGDIVDLWSMKRSFYWHPSHYQVLSCIQQKALDGTRVIYIPGNHDETFRHYINQTLFGVEVHQQYIHTTKANKRFLLLHGDDFDSATRYNKLISIAGDAGYDLLLFLNRWTNRVRKVFGGNYWSLASWIKARVHKAREAIAAFEDAAIHEAKKQKVDGIICGHIHHPKIKVVDGIVYCNDGDWIESCTALVEQSNGKIELLHWSDTQKVLDTADVTSLVKPIQTGSKPSKSAA; encoded by the coding sequence ATGACAAACAATCAACAGCGTAAAAAACAACATTATCCAGCCGTTTGGATTTCGGATGTGCACTTAGGCTATAAAGACTGTAGAGCTGACTATTTGTTAGATTTTTTAAACTCAATTGAATGCGATACGCTTTATTTAGTGGGTGATATAGTTGATTTGTGGTCGATGAAGCGCAGTTTTTATTGGCATCCCTCTCATTACCAAGTGCTTAGCTGTATACAACAAAAAGCCCTTGATGGCACCCGTGTAATATACATTCCTGGTAACCACGACGAGACCTTTCGCCATTACATAAATCAAACCCTATTTGGTGTAGAAGTCCACCAGCAGTATATCCATACCACTAAAGCCAATAAGCGCTTTTTACTGCTTCACGGTGATGACTTTGACTCGGCAACCCGCTACAACAAGCTCATTAGTATTGCAGGCGATGCAGGTTACGATTTACTGCTATTTTTAAATCGTTGGACTAACCGAGTTCGTAAAGTGTTTGGCGGTAATTACTGGTCACTTGCGTCGTGGATAAAAGCACGCGTACATAAAGCCCGTGAAGCCATTGCAGCCTTTGAAGATGCCGCTATCCATGAGGCAAAAAAGCAAAAGGTCGATGGGATTATTTGCGGACACATCCATCACCCTAAAATTAAAGTGGTAGATGGCATTGTATATTGTAATGACGGTGATTGGATTGAAAGCTGTACCGCATTAGTGGAGCAATCAAACGGGAAAATAGAGCTGTTGCATTGGTCTGATACACAAAAAGTACTTGATACAGCCGATGTAACCAGCTTAGTTAAACCTATTCAAACGGGTTCTAAGCCAAGTAAGTCAGCAGCGTAA
- a CDS encoding ATP-binding protein — protein sequence MLKRNVFITAAKGNKLLLVAIIVFLFIALPSVYVFEKKVRAEIYNDARNELNRELETKAASLKNHLTDSITAIRFLNATPPIQGISRATDNQLIDPLLQTPIAVWQDRLADIFSGFMQTDDSILQARYIMLAENGQEIVRVDRMLGDIIRLEGSQLQKKGERDYVLKASMLDEKSVYISPINYNRENGEIQKPLVSTYRVAKPVFDHLKQVFAILVTNYSADKLFESLTFELPPGINIYLLNNESEFLYHPNPDLRFGFEFNQAKTWSDEFSPTQNMNSHETLLIGDTPKQYFLNKRVSFEGDIAMLPLEMAVSIDSETLIERVAKRRESFITIIASFFTIFIIITLLYQRYINRKLLIHSLTEQNNKVIENSLDAIFTIDSDETIIHCNQTANKVFGTRLANENTRFSNLFTLADEDKDCIAETIKHGSKMPFEAVYAGDDGNKEYYSITLTSVFDVFSNRYQVAAILRNISSLKHTQSQLQGLNSTLELKVSQRTVELERAIDQALAASQAKSDFVANISHEIRTPMNGVLGMLEMLKEDSLTEQQQHYLKLANSSAHSLMNLINDILDFSKIEAGKLDIDNHSFDVISVCSDMINSIALQGQRKGLEVFLNTQNVVDRMVIGDSHRLKQILINLINNAFKFTHKGEVSLTLNSKYITDSKILMSFIIKDTGIGIAPENIDKLFDVFTQEDSSTTRHFGGTGLGLSICKKLAQLMGGNITVTSEKGVGSTFVATVELHVAQQQKLNTGIELSKEVSVAALIARDNVFKNVCGLLTQTCKIQPSHITRLDYFSEHSEFDADLLIIDDEHPQVNALISYCEKADKKYVLILRDMVVNKQSKKVFPENSHILHKPLTQDQFTYKLGSIFGANNEFVLTAPKQANDIEPEPELSKYHVLLVDDNMINIEVAKAILKRTGIKITCASDGIEALSALKFNQEQPFDLILMDCQMPNLDGYDTTSEIRNAKAGVEYISIPIIAMTASAMEGDRERCITAGMNDYITKPIKPKTLKNRLLTWLN from the coding sequence ATGCTAAAAAGGAATGTATTTATAACAGCAGCAAAAGGTAATAAATTATTACTGGTTGCCATTATTGTTTTCTTGTTCATTGCATTGCCTTCGGTGTATGTGTTTGAAAAAAAAGTGCGCGCAGAGATATATAACGATGCACGTAATGAACTCAATCGTGAGCTTGAAACAAAAGCCGCGTCTTTAAAAAATCATTTAACCGATAGCATTACTGCTATTCGATTTTTAAATGCCACTCCACCTATTCAAGGTATATCTAGAGCGACCGACAACCAATTAATTGACCCACTATTACAAACTCCAATTGCTGTATGGCAAGACCGCCTTGCTGATATTTTTAGCGGGTTTATGCAAACCGACGATTCTATTTTGCAAGCTCGTTACATTATGCTTGCTGAAAATGGCCAAGAAATAGTACGTGTAGATCGCATGTTAGGCGATATTATTAGGTTAGAGGGTTCGCAACTGCAAAAAAAGGGCGAGCGAGACTACGTACTTAAAGCCAGTATGCTTGATGAAAAAAGTGTGTATATATCGCCCATTAACTACAACCGCGAAAATGGCGAAATACAAAAACCCTTAGTAAGTACATACCGCGTAGCTAAGCCTGTTTTTGATCATCTAAAACAAGTGTTTGCCATTTTAGTGACAAATTATTCTGCAGATAAACTATTTGAAAGTTTAACGTTTGAACTTCCACCTGGGATTAATATTTATTTACTTAATAATGAAAGCGAGTTTTTATACCACCCAAACCCTGATTTACGGTTTGGCTTTGAATTTAACCAAGCCAAAACCTGGAGCGATGAATTTAGCCCCACACAAAACATGAACTCTCACGAAACCTTGTTAATTGGGGATACCCCAAAACAGTATTTTTTAAATAAACGGGTAAGTTTTGAAGGCGATATTGCCATGTTGCCATTAGAAATGGCCGTTTCTATTGACTCAGAAACATTAATTGAGCGCGTTGCCAAAAGGCGAGAAAGCTTTATTACTATAATAGCGTCGTTTTTTACCATATTTATTATTATTACGCTGTTATATCAGCGCTATATTAACCGCAAGCTGCTCATACACTCTTTAACAGAGCAAAATAATAAAGTGATTGAAAATTCACTCGACGCTATTTTTACCATAGACAGTGATGAAACCATCATTCATTGTAATCAAACGGCTAATAAGGTGTTTGGTACTAGGCTAGCTAATGAAAATACTCGCTTTAGTAACTTATTTACCCTTGCAGATGAAGATAAAGATTGTATAGCTGAAACTATAAAGCATGGCTCTAAAATGCCATTTGAAGCGGTTTATGCTGGTGATGATGGCAATAAAGAATACTATTCAATCACGCTGACCAGCGTATTTGATGTATTTAGCAATCGATATCAGGTTGCTGCTATTTTGCGTAATATCAGCTCGTTAAAGCATACTCAATCACAGTTACAGGGTTTAAATAGCACGTTAGAGTTAAAGGTATCTCAGCGTACTGTTGAACTTGAGCGAGCGATTGACCAAGCCCTTGCCGCAAGCCAAGCAAAAAGTGACTTTGTAGCCAATATTTCCCACGAAATACGCACACCAATGAACGGTGTTTTAGGCATGCTTGAAATGCTTAAAGAAGACAGCCTCACTGAGCAACAGCAACATTATTTAAAATTAGCTAATAGCAGTGCGCACTCGTTAATGAATTTAATTAACGATATTTTAGATTTTTCTAAAATTGAAGCGGGCAAGCTAGATATTGATAATCACTCGTTTGATGTTATCTCTGTCTGTAGCGATATGATTAATTCAATTGCGCTGCAGGGCCAACGTAAAGGGTTAGAGGTCTTTTTAAATACCCAAAACGTGGTTGATAGAATGGTTATTGGTGACAGCCATCGCCTTAAGCAAATTTTAATTAATTTAATAAATAATGCCTTTAAGTTTACCCATAAAGGCGAGGTAAGTTTAACCTTAAACTCTAAATACATTACCGACAGTAAAATTTTAATGAGCTTTATAATTAAAGACACCGGTATTGGTATTGCCCCTGAAAACATCGATAAACTGTTCGATGTGTTTACCCAAGAAGATTCAAGCACAACGCGCCATTTTGGTGGCACCGGTTTAGGGTTATCTATATGTAAAAAACTGGCGCAATTAATGGGCGGAAATATCACTGTTACGAGTGAAAAGGGCGTAGGTAGTACATTTGTTGCAACGGTTGAGTTACATGTTGCGCAACAGCAAAAACTAAATACCGGCATTGAACTTTCAAAAGAGGTCAGTGTAGCGGCGCTTATTGCGCGTGATAACGTATTTAAAAATGTATGTGGATTATTAACTCAGACTTGTAAAATTCAGCCAAGTCACATTACTAGGCTCGACTATTTTAGTGAACATAGCGAATTTGACGCCGATTTATTGATCATTGATGACGAACATCCACAAGTTAATGCACTAATAAGTTACTGTGAAAAGGCCGATAAAAAATATGTGCTTATATTGCGAGACATGGTTGTTAATAAGCAATCTAAAAAGGTGTTTCCTGAGAATAGCCACATTTTGCACAAACCACTCACGCAAGATCAGTTTACCTACAAGCTAGGAAGTATTTTTGGCGCTAATAACGAGTTTGTTTTAACCGCACCTAAACAAGCAAATGACATAGAGCCAGAGCCTGAGTTGTCTAAATATCATGTATTACTGGTTGATGACAATATGATTAATATTGAGGTAGCTAAAGCTATTTTAAAACGCACAGGAATAAAAATCACCTGTGCCAGTGATGGTATAGAAGCACTCTCAGCCCTTAAATTTAATCAAGAGCAACCCTTTGACTTAATTTTAATGGACTGTCAAATGCCTAACCTTGATGGCTACGATACCACCAGCGAAATACGAAATGCTAAAGCGGGAGTCGAGTATATAAGCATCCCAATTATTGCTATGACAGCAAGTGCAATGGAAGGCGATAGAGAGCGCTGTATTACCGCTGGCATGAACGACTACATTACTAAACCAATTAAGCCTAAAACACTTAAAAATAGGCTGTTAACCTGGTTAAACTAA
- a CDS encoding acyl-CoA thioesterase, which yields MPSSNVVFRFLAEPTDVNFGGKVHGGVVMKWIDQAGYACAAGWSGHYCVTVSVAGVKFRRPILVGQIVEVEAKIAHTGSTSMQIFIQVRCGDPKTQNMVETNHCVISFVAMDETGYPVEVPAFKAVTDEDKKLENYAIKMKQIAIETENLLHKV from the coding sequence ATGCCGTCGTCAAATGTTGTATTTCGATTTTTAGCAGAGCCTACCGATGTAAATTTTGGTGGGAAGGTTCATGGTGGAGTGGTCATGAAGTGGATTGACCAAGCAGGCTATGCGTGTGCTGCTGGTTGGAGTGGCCATTATTGCGTTACTGTTTCTGTTGCGGGGGTTAAATTTAGACGCCCTATTTTAGTTGGCCAAATTGTCGAAGTAGAAGCAAAAATTGCACATACAGGCTCAACAAGTATGCAAATATTTATTCAGGTACGCTGTGGCGATCCTAAAACACAAAACATGGTAGAGACAAACCACTGTGTTATTAGCTTTGTAGCAATGGACGAAACAGGTTACCCGGTAGAAGTACCTGCATTTAAAGCAGTAACAGATGAAGATAAAAAATTAGAAAACTACGCAATTAAAATGAAACAAATTGCAATTGAGACAGAAAATTTGCTCCATAAAGTATAA
- a CDS encoding proline--tRNA ligase, with the protein MRTSQYILATLKETPSDAEIVSHQLMLRAGMIRRVASGLYTWLPSGLRVLRKVENIVREEMDKAGAIEMLMPVIQPADLWQESGRWEQFGPELVRFNDRHNREFALGPTHEEVITDFVRKEISSYKQLPITLYQVQTKVRDERRPRFGVMRAREFTMKDAYSFHLSEACLDATYQAIHKAYCNIFERLNLEYRPVLADTGSIGGSLSHEFHVLAESGEDAIAFSDASDYAANIEKAEALAPTQSRPEPSKELKAFPTPDAKTISELKKHYGVKPHRGVKTLIVYGTPDENEQRGLVALVLRGDHELNELKAEKHPLVDSPLEMATEADIVAAIGAKPGSLGPVGLTMPIIVDRTANVMADFVAGANKDDEHFSGINWDRDVKEYQVADIRNIVEGDPSPCGQGTLQIKRGIEVGHIFQLGTKYSEAMKAGVLSESGKNQVMTMGCYGIGVSRIVAAAIEQNNDDYGIIWPQSIAPFDLAIVPMNMHKSHRIPDIANNLYQGLKEAGLDVLFDDRKERPGVMFNDMELMGVPYTLVIGERNLDENKVELKNRRTGEKLMVDLDTAIETIKAAVKG; encoded by the coding sequence ATGCGTACCAGTCAATATATACTCGCAACACTTAAAGAAACGCCATCAGATGCTGAAATTGTTTCGCATCAATTAATGCTTAGAGCCGGTATGATCCGTCGCGTCGCTTCGGGTTTATATACATGGTTACCCTCTGGTTTACGTGTGCTTCGTAAAGTAGAAAATATTGTTCGTGAAGAAATGGACAAAGCAGGCGCAATAGAAATGTTGATGCCAGTTATTCAACCTGCTGATTTATGGCAAGAGTCTGGCCGTTGGGAGCAATTTGGCCCTGAACTTGTTCGCTTTAACGACCGTCATAATCGTGAGTTTGCGCTTGGCCCTACCCATGAAGAAGTGATTACGGATTTTGTTCGTAAAGAAATTAGCAGCTATAAACAATTACCAATTACTTTGTACCAAGTGCAAACTAAAGTACGTGATGAAAGACGCCCACGCTTTGGCGTAATGCGCGCACGTGAATTTACAATGAAAGATGCGTATTCATTTCACTTAAGTGAAGCGTGTTTAGATGCTACTTATCAAGCAATCCACAAAGCATATTGTAATATTTTTGAACGTTTAAACCTTGAATACCGCCCTGTGCTTGCTGACACAGGCTCTATTGGTGGTAGCTTATCGCATGAGTTTCATGTACTAGCTGAATCGGGTGAAGACGCAATTGCCTTTAGTGATGCAAGCGATTACGCAGCAAATATCGAAAAAGCAGAAGCGTTAGCACCAACACAGAGCCGCCCTGAGCCATCTAAAGAGCTTAAAGCGTTTCCTACACCGGATGCTAAAACAATTAGCGAGCTTAAAAAGCACTACGGCGTTAAACCACACCGCGGTGTTAAAACATTAATTGTGTACGGTACTCCAGATGAAAACGAACAACGTGGTTTAGTTGCGCTTGTACTGCGTGGCGATCACGAGTTAAACGAATTAAAAGCCGAAAAGCACCCACTTGTTGACTCACCTCTTGAAATGGCCACTGAGGCAGACATAGTTGCAGCAATTGGTGCAAAGCCAGGTTCACTTGGCCCTGTAGGTTTAACAATGCCAATTATTGTAGACAGAACCGCTAACGTAATGGCAGATTTTGTTGCCGGTGCCAATAAAGATGACGAGCACTTTAGCGGAATTAACTGGGATCGCGATGTTAAAGAATATCAAGTTGCTGATATTCGCAACATTGTTGAAGGCGATCCGAGCCCGTGTGGACAAGGTACTTTACAAATTAAACGCGGTATTGAAGTTGGTCATATTTTCCAACTTGGTACTAAGTACTCAGAAGCCATGAAAGCAGGCGTATTGAGCGAGTCGGGTAAAAACCAAGTAATGACTATGGGTTGTTATGGTATTGGTGTTTCGCGCATTGTGGCAGCGGCTATTGAGCAAAATAATGATGATTACGGTATTATTTGGCCACAATCTATTGCCCCATTTGATTTAGCTATTGTGCCAATGAACATGCATAAGTCGCATCGTATTCCTGATATTGCTAATAATCTATACCAAGGTTTAAAAGAAGCAGGCCTAGATGTTTTATTTGATGACCGTAAAGAGCGCCCTGGCGTTATGTTTAACGACATGGAATTAATGGGTGTACCTTATACTTTAGTGATTGGTGAGCGTAACCTAGATGAAAACAAGGTTGAGCTTAAAAATCGCCGTACCGGTGAAAAGTTAATGGTTGATTTAGACACCGCAATAGAGACTATTAAAGCGGCTGTTAAAGGCTAA